Proteins co-encoded in one Actinobacillus succinogenes 130Z genomic window:
- a CDS encoding endonuclease toxin domain-containing protein, whose translation MTDKDRMEGGIIRSEAPAANNRFITGSLTAENIENHSEISLQSLGGGMSTDMFSGDMVGSLGKLGSANGWSAVVNALGGVNRDDKTLTRSAIGDNIKLEVKTGEIPTALLRDTEHSNAKVQQFDKADYEERLEMAQVIGDISQNQIDIYWTPKVREAEATKAQAEAVLQDKAATREQQRQAQVELNQAETVIQQYGKGGDYQLAARAVTGVLQGLATSNPNAAWVNGLSPYANNLIKQYTTDEQGKVNTAANLMAHAVLGALEAYATDNHAAAGAAGAVTSEVAAKLITEQLYHTDSNHLTDDQKQVVATLSQVTAGLAGVVIGDSTQSVVSATEIGKRAVENNYLFKEEVVELNRLRKEYSECVNNGGLNCQAIKDKEVEIVKLDEQRDRNLAQACYSGMTSSCAKELITLEQAFRSYDNPDIEIKDPATRSEYLDVSQKFGEKRREYMEDVAKEALQKITVDTLTDSAELIAITAKAVGGDDEAQQQVRAMGNAIVEFAKSPVESISTEVSAKLTEAEQLEAQGRIREADLVRMEVYLSGELGVISSVSGIAKAVPKIAKLGLDGVGKLTLKTGVLSNKEVKIEWGPIQKQGKAWESYLQTILPEGTIDLNSIKPNFKAFDHLLPDGTAVSAKTMDTVGGYKNPRRITSQLNRYVDDMVKFQQDGKRGGRVISSEQILSKEMYLAIPYGTSKEKIQAINKSVDYAKIQGVKLIVKEIK comes from the coding sequence ATGACAGATAAAGATCGGATGGAGGGCGGCATTATCCGAAGCGAAGCGCCGGCGGCAAACAACCGTTTCATTACCGGCAGTCTGACGGCGGAAAACATCGAAAATCACAGCGAAATCAGCCTGCAGAGCCTGGGCGGCGGCATGTCTACCGACATGTTCAGCGGCGATATGGTCGGCAGCCTAGGCAAACTGGGTTCGGCAAACGGCTGGTCTGCGGTCGTCAATGCTTTAGGCGGCGTCAACCGAGACGACAAAACCCTCACCCGTAGTGCTATCGGCGACAATATCAAGTTGGAAGTCAAAACGGGTGAAATTCCGACCGCACTTTTGCGAGACACCGAACACAGCAACGCCAAAGTGCAGCAGTTCGACAAAGCGGACTACGAAGAGCGATTGGAAATGGCGCAGGTTATCGGCGACATCAGCCAAAACCAAATCGATATTTATTGGACGCCGAAAGTGCGGGAGGCGGAAGCGACGAAAGCGCAGGCGGAAGCTGTGTTGCAGGATAAAGCCGCTACGAGAGAACAACAACGCCAAGCCCAAGTCGAACTCAATCAGGCTGAAACTGTGATTCAACAATACGGCAAAGGCGGCGACTACCAACTGGCGGCACGCGCCGTCACCGGCGTATTGCAGGGCTTGGCGACGAGCAATCCAAACGCCGCGTGGGTAAACGGCTTATCACCGTATGCCAATAATCTTATCAAACAATACACCACGGACGAACAGGGCAAGGTCAACACCGCCGCCAACCTGATGGCGCACGCCGTCCTCGGCGCATTGGAAGCTTATGCTACCGATAATCACGCCGCCGCGGGTGCGGCGGGTGCCGTCACAAGCGAAGTCGCGGCAAAACTTATCACCGAACAACTTTATCACACCGATTCCAATCACCTCACCGACGACCAAAAACAAGTGGTTGCCACATTAAGCCAAGTTACCGCCGGCTTAGCCGGTGTGGTTATTGGCGACAGCACACAAAGTGTAGTGAGTGCGACGGAGATTGGGAAACGGGCGGTGGAGAATAATTATCTCTTTAAAGAAGAAGTTGTTGAGCTTAATCGATTAAGAAAAGAATATTCCGAATGTGTGAATAACGGCGGTTTAAACTGTCAGGCAATTAAAGATAAAGAGGTTGAAATTGTTAAACTGGATGAACAAAGAGATCGAAATTTAGCCCAAGCTTGTTATAGCGGAATGACGAGCAGTTGTGCGAAAGAATTGATCACCTTAGAACAGGCATTTCGCAGCTATGACAATCCGGATATAGAAATTAAAGATCCGGCGACACGTTCGGAATATCTGGATGTTTCGCAGAAGTTTGGAGAGAAACGACGCGAGTATATGGAAGATGTGGCAAAAGAAGCCTTGCAAAAAATTACGGTCGATACGCTCACAGACAGCGCCGAATTAATTGCCATCACCGCAAAAGCGGTTGGTGGCGATGATGAAGCCCAACAGCAAGTGAGAGCCATGGGTAATGCTATTGTAGAATTTGCTAAATCACCAGTAGAGAGTATTTCCACAGAAGTTTCGGCAAAACTCACGGAAGCAGAACAACTGGAAGCACAAGGTCGGATAAGAGAAGCCGATTTGGTGAGAATGGAAGTGTATTTATCAGGTGAATTGGGTGTTATCAGCAGCGTCAGCGGAATAGCGAAAGCGGTTCCGAAAATAGCGAAACTGGGATTAGACGGTGTCGGTAAGTTAACCTTGAAAACAGGCGTACTTTCTAATAAAGAGGTGAAGATTGAATGGGGACCGATTCAGAAGCAAGGTAAAGCATGGGAAAGTTACTTACAAACGATTTTACCAGAAGGAACTATCGACCTGAATTCGATTAAGCCGAATTTTAAAGCATTTGATCATTTGTTACCGGATGGAACGGCAGTTAGTGCAAAAACGATGGATACTGTTGGAGGGTATAAAAATCCGAGACGAATTACGTCTCAGTTAAACAGATATGTTGATGATATGGTTAAATTTCAACAAGATGGTAAACGGGGCGGGAGAGTTATTTCGAGCGAACAAATTTTATCTAAGGAAATGTATTTGGCTATTCCTTATGGAACATCTAAAGAAAAAATACAAGCTATTAATAAATCAGTTGATTATGCAAAAATACAAGGTGTTAAACTTATAGTGAAGGAGATTAAGTAA
- a CDS encoding contact-dependent growth inhibition system immunity protein yields MLQKQIFIEKTGKYISISSYWIGRISLLNTKQNLKYLAPDVSFSDFGVEIRKKLSESKIISEEFFIYHFNDDAGLSLFNKNEEKKIMLSYGYKSVKAICKDAVYLTVSVIDNNLIIRPTHQDGLGTFTSVKDNVGNSVEFRYSINLSDEELGKAVMDAFKHCTSIYKKK; encoded by the coding sequence ATGTTACAGAAGCAGATTTTTATTGAGAAAACAGGTAAATATATATCAATAAGCAGTTATTGGATTGGTAGAATAAGCCTTTTGAATACAAAACAAAATTTAAAGTATTTGGCGCCTGATGTGAGTTTTTCTGATTTTGGTGTAGAAATAAGGAAAAAATTAAGTGAAAGCAAAATAATTTCAGAGGAATTTTTTATATATCATTTTAATGATGACGCAGGTTTGTCTTTATTTAATAAAAATGAAGAAAAAAAAATAATGTTGAGTTATGGGTATAAAAGTGTGAAAGCTATTTGTAAAGATGCCGTTTATTTAACTGTTTCTGTAATCGATAATAATCTTATAATAAGACCTACTCACCAAGATGGATTAGGAACGTTTACTTCAGTGAAAGATAACGTTGGGAATTCTGTGGAATTTAGGTATTCTATAAATTTATCTGATGAAGAATTAGGAAAAGCAGTAATGGACGCCTTTAAGCACTGTACGAGTATTTATAAGAAAAAATAA
- a CDS encoding hemagglutinin repeat-containing protein translates to MLTSVQNSETHRTDRKNSSWSAGVFAGKSDGSYGFGIEGSGAVGKGRENSDTITQVNTHITGSQVSLHSGQDTALRGAVVNANKLHADIGGNLTVESLQDSNRYDSKQSQANAGASIAVYGSGSNAYAGSSMNKGKVNYAQVEEQSGLIVVQGGMDVNMQGCFA, encoded by the coding sequence TTGCTGACATCCGTGCAAAATAGCGAAACCCACCGCACCGACCGCAAAAACAGCAGTTGGTCGGCGGGTGTGTTCGCCGGCAAAAGCGACGGCAGTTACGGCTTCGGTATCGAAGGTTCGGGCGCAGTGGGCAAAGGCAGGGAAAACAGCGACACGATAACACAGGTGAACACGCATATTACGGGCAGCCAAGTCAGCCTGCATTCCGGACAAGACACCGCATTACGGGGTGCGGTGGTGAATGCGAACAAACTGCATGCGGACATCGGCGGTAATCTCACCGTCGAAAGCCTTCAGGACAGCAACCGTTACGACAGCAAACAAAGCCAAGCCAATGCGGGTGCAAGTATTGCCGTTTACGGTTCGGGCAGTAACGCTTATGCCGGCAGTTCCATGAACAAAGGGAAAGTCAATTACGCTCAAGTGGAAGAGCAATCCGGACTGATTGTCGTGCAAGGTGGAATGGACGTTAACATGCAAGGCTGCTTCGCTTGA
- a CDS encoding FeoA family protein — MVVPLSQLTKGKVACIDSIVANHEFGELDALVGRRLADLGFSKGMPLEVVAVGVFGKGPFAVRLSNLSQFSLRAAEASKILCDIK, encoded by the coding sequence ATGGTTGTTCCTTTATCCCAATTAACCAAAGGAAAGGTCGCATGTATTGATTCTATCGTCGCTAATCATGAATTTGGCGAGTTGGATGCGCTGGTCGGTCGTCGTTTGGCGGATTTAGGCTTTTCTAAAGGTATGCCGCTGGAAGTGGTAGCTGTCGGTGTTTTTGGCAAAGGCCCTTTTGCCGTAAGGTTAAGTAACCTCTCTCAATTTTCTTTACGTGCTGCGGAAGCAAGTAAAATTCTCTGTGATATCAAATAA
- the feoB gene encoding ferrous iron transporter B produces the protein MNKDNQTCFALVGAPNCGKTVLFNGLTGSHAKVANYPGVTVERREGVFVDDPSVRIIDLPGTYSLRTTTLDEAVARDEILGKYGRKINGIIAVADATNLRMTLRMVLELKMLGLPMVVSLNLIDVARSRGLRIDEKKLSELLGVPVLETVAIRRDGIRGVKNAIANLSRNSAKINAEQAAQLLESLDSNTLYEQVEDILAQTIKSEMVMPQWHQKLDRLTLHPFWGFVLLSLILLLVFQAVYSWSAPIMDCIEELFANLGESVAALMPEGILQDLMLNGVIAGVGSVLVFVPQIAILFAFILLLEDSGYLPRAAFLLDNLLSLSGLSGRAFIPLLSSFACAVPSVMSARTIQDPRERLVTIAIAPILTCSARLPVYALIIGAVIPEQTVWGVFNLQGLVLFGLYFIGVLSAGLVAYIMKRLAHRKGSIRQFPLLMELPTFRLPNFKHIFASLWDKVAAFLKRAGTVIFALSVILWALVSFPGTPEGATAAAIDYSFAGMLGSLIQPIFAPLGFTWQMCIAMIPGIAAREVVVAALGTVYAVTASGSDEAVQNALIPIVHEQWGIPTALAFLAWYVYAPMCMATLAVIKREVNSTKKTLMIAGYLFALAYVFSFLVYQISIRVF, from the coding sequence ATGAATAAAGATAACCAGACCTGTTTTGCCTTAGTCGGTGCGCCGAACTGTGGGAAAACCGTACTTTTTAACGGCTTAACGGGTTCACATGCAAAGGTGGCTAATTATCCCGGTGTCACGGTTGAACGGCGTGAAGGGGTGTTCGTTGATGATCCTTCGGTGCGCATTATTGATTTGCCCGGTACTTACAGTTTACGCACGACGACGCTTGACGAAGCCGTCGCCCGAGATGAAATTTTAGGGAAATACGGCAGAAAAATTAACGGTATTATCGCCGTTGCCGATGCAACCAATTTACGCATGACATTGCGTATGGTGCTGGAATTAAAAATGCTCGGGCTGCCTATGGTGGTTTCGTTAAATCTGATTGATGTCGCCCGTTCCCGCGGTTTAAGGATTGATGAGAAAAAACTTAGCGAACTGTTGGGGGTTCCTGTGCTGGAAACGGTAGCAATTCGGCGCGACGGCATTCGCGGCGTAAAAAACGCTATCGCCAATCTGTCGCGAAATAGTGCGAAAATTAACGCTGAACAAGCGGCGCAACTGTTGGAATCGCTTGATAGTAATACTTTATATGAGCAGGTAGAAGATATTCTGGCACAAACGATCAAAAGCGAAATGGTGATGCCGCAATGGCACCAAAAGTTAGATCGTCTCACCTTACATCCGTTTTGGGGATTTGTGCTGTTATCGCTGATTTTATTGCTCGTCTTTCAAGCGGTCTATTCCTGGTCGGCGCCTATTATGGATTGTATTGAAGAACTTTTTGCCAATCTGGGAGAGTCGGTCGCCGCTTTAATGCCGGAAGGCATATTGCAGGATTTAATGTTAAACGGCGTGATTGCCGGGGTAGGCAGCGTTTTGGTATTTGTTCCGCAAATTGCCATTTTGTTTGCGTTTATTCTGTTGCTGGAAGACTCGGGTTATTTACCGCGTGCGGCGTTTCTGCTGGATAATCTGTTATCCCTCAGCGGACTATCCGGACGGGCGTTCATACCTTTGTTATCCAGCTTTGCCTGTGCGGTGCCGTCGGTAATGTCTGCCAGAACCATTCAGGATCCCCGTGAACGATTGGTCACTATTGCTATTGCGCCGATTCTTACCTGTTCTGCAAGGCTGCCCGTTTATGCCTTGATTATCGGCGCGGTGATTCCGGAACAAACGGTTTGGGGCGTTTTTAACTTGCAAGGGTTGGTTTTATTCGGGTTATATTTTATCGGTGTGTTATCTGCGGGATTAGTCGCTTATATTATGAAACGGCTGGCACATCGAAAAGGCAGTATCCGTCAATTCCCGCTGTTAATGGAATTGCCGACGTTTCGTTTGCCTAATTTCAAACATATTTTTGCAAGTTTGTGGGATAAAGTGGCGGCTTTCCTGAAACGGGCGGGTACGGTTATATTTGCCTTAAGTGTGATTTTATGGGCGTTAGTCAGTTTTCCGGGAACCCCGGAAGGTGCGACAGCCGCGGCGATTGATTACAGTTTTGCCGGTATGCTGGGTAGTCTTATTCAACCGATTTTTGCCCCGTTAGGTTTCACTTGGCAAATGTGTATCGCGATGATCCCGGGTATTGCCGCCCGTGAAGTAGTGGTTGCGGCGTTGGGGACGGTTTATGCGGTGACGGCGAGCGGTTCCGATGAAGCCGTTCAGAATGCGTTAATACCGATTGTGCACGAACAGTGGGGAATTCCGACGGCGCTGGCTTTTTTAGCTTGGTACGTTTATGCGCCGATGTGCATGGCGACGCTGGCGGTAATTAAACGGGAAGTTAACTCGACGAAGAAAACCTTGATGATTGCAGGTTATTTGTTTGCGTTAGCTTATGTCTTTTCGTTTTTGGTCTATCAAATTTCCATAAGGGTTTTCTAA
- a CDS encoding FeoB-associated Cys-rich membrane protein → MGQYIVVGIIVGLCILYVLRKFVFKSEAAKNKLCCGCDRCDGKNGSC, encoded by the coding sequence ATGGGACAATATATCGTTGTGGGGATCATCGTCGGCTTGTGTATATTGTATGTATTACGCAAGTTCGTGTTTAAGTCTGAAGCGGCGAAAAACAAACTATGTTGCGGTTGTGATCGTTGTGACGGCAAAAACGGCAGTTGTTAA
- the sfsA gene encoding DNA/RNA nuclease SfsA, with product MQLPLLQPAIFIRRYKRFMADVELPNGEILTIHCANTGAMTGCAEKGDTVWYSDSKSTTRKYPCSWELTQLSNGSLVCINTHRSNQLVHEALQNKVIKELADYSEIYPEVKYGEENSRIDFLLKGEGLPDCYVEVKSITLVKNSIGMFPDAVTTRGQKHVRELLAMKKQGHRAVVLFAGLHNGFDCFKIAEHIDPEYDRLLKDAMRQGVEAYAYAGAFEKTQEIPTALSLTGKVPFIE from the coding sequence ATGCAACTGCCTCTTCTTCAACCCGCGATTTTTATTCGTCGTTACAAACGTTTTATGGCGGATGTGGAATTGCCGAACGGCGAAATTCTGACTATCCACTGCGCCAACACCGGCGCCATGACGGGTTGCGCGGAAAAAGGCGATACGGTTTGGTATTCCGATTCAAAAAGTACTACAAGAAAATATCCTTGTTCCTGGGAACTCACACAACTGTCGAACGGCAGTCTGGTTTGCATCAACACCCATCGTTCAAATCAGTTAGTACACGAAGCCCTGCAAAATAAAGTGATTAAAGAACTCGCCGACTATTCGGAAATTTACCCTGAAGTCAAATACGGCGAAGAAAACAGCCGAATCGACTTCTTGCTGAAAGGCGAGGGTTTGCCCGATTGTTATGTGGAAGTGAAATCCATCACCTTGGTGAAAAACAGCATCGGTATGTTTCCCGACGCCGTCACCACGCGCGGACAAAAACACGTGCGCGAATTACTGGCTATGAAAAAACAGGGCCATCGTGCCGTAGTGCTATTTGCCGGCTTACATAACGGATTCGATTGTTTCAAAATCGCCGAACATATTGACCCCGAGTATGACCGCCTGTTAAAAGACGCCATGCGACAAGGGGTGGAAGCTTACGCTTACGCCGGAGCATTTGAAAAAACACAAGAAATTCCCACCGCCCTTTCGCTCACCGGTAAAGTGCCCTTTATCGAATGA